One genomic region from Ptychodera flava strain L36383 chromosome 14, AS_Pfla_20210202, whole genome shotgun sequence encodes:
- the LOC139149034 gene encoding LOW QUALITY PROTEIN: neuroendocrine convertase 2-like (The sequence of the model RefSeq protein was modified relative to this genomic sequence to represent the inferred CDS: deleted 1 base in 1 codon) — translation MVLSLKWPVYILVCLTACLVNIIYASKIYQNDFVVELKHGVDEDPREIAARNGFIYKRSIRDLPYLHHFVHEKIPHHRRKRSVDYISALESDPSVERVVQQEGFKRTKRGFKDLKRSYVPSKPDDAPKEKSDSPYLKYNDELFEKQWYLKNTGQAEGKAGLDLNVLEAWRQGVTGKGVVIAIMDDGIDYMHPDIAPNYHAEASYDFSSDDRYPYPRYTVDWFNSHGTRCAGEVSAVANNSVCVVGVAYDSKVAGIRMLDQPFMTDLIESSSMGHLPQVIDIYSASWGPQDDGKTVDGPREQTLKAIADGVNEGRGGLGSIYVWASGDGGAADDCNCDGYASSMWTISINSAINDGRTALYDESCSSTLASTFSNGRNRHPEAGVATTDLYGKCTLQHSGTSAAAPEAAGVFALALEANRNLTWRDMQHLTVLTSKRNQLYDEVHQWRSNGVGLEFNHLFGFGVLDAGAMVKEAKKWVTVPERFHCTGASYKDTAKIPSNANGDRLRLTLSTDACKGQENYIRHLEHVQGVISLRSTRRGDVNINMTSPMGTTSILLSSRPNDDDSQEGFDQWPFMTTHNWGEDPNGEWTLEVEMSGSPVHDGELYEWTLVLHGTQEAPEWLERYAQELADNNGNEILSEDEDEDDDDDDDADDDVPEIGNKIEDNVGQDETTELEDFEDIHNEDGENDIDDDDSEEVDDVDDDDDEANSIASVLMEYYPESLYEQLPEAENNYEDMTSERYLAQSLYEALQEQTGDNEDMNEVLDEILGELIKQQLSNQDMEKTIGDALQMAMDANDRKPGKRGYWK, via the exons ATTCGTGATCTGCCATATCTTCATCATTTTGTTCATGAAAAGATTCCACATCACCGTAGAAAACGAAGTGTAGACTACATCAGTGCACTAGAATCTGATCCATCG GTCGAAAGAGTTGTCCAACAGGAGGGTTTCAAACGCACCAAGCGGGGTTTCAAAGATTTAAAAAGATCCTATGTTCCGTCAAAACCAGATGACGCCCCTAAAGAAAAGAGCGACAGTCCTTATCTAAAATACAATGATGAACTCTTTGAAAAACAGTGGTATTTG AAAAATACAGGCCAGGCGGAAGGTAAAGCCGGCTTAGATCTCAACGTTCTAGAAGCATGGAGACAAGGTGTGACGGGTAAAGGCGTTGTCATAGCAATCATGGATGATG GCATTGATTATATGCATCCTGATATAGCACCAAACTATCATGCCGAAGCTAGCTATGACTTTAGCAGTGACGATCGTTACCCGTATCCTAGATACACAGTTGACTGGTTCAACAG TCATGGTACTCGGTGTGCGGGGGAAGTGTCAGCCGTGGCGAATAATTCAGTCTGTGTCGTTGGCGTAGCATACGATTCAAAGGTTGCAG GTATACGCATGCTCGACCAACCGTTCATGACAGATCTCATCGAATCGTCATCCATGGGTCACCTGCCCCAGGTAATCGACATATACAGCGCCAGCTGGGGACCACAGGATGACGGCAAGACCGTGGACGGACCACGTGAGCAAACTCTGAAAGCCATCGCTGATGGCGTCAATGAG GGTCGTGGCGGACTGGGAAGTATTTACGTGTGGGCATCAGGTGATGGCGGGGCTGCTGATGATTGCAACTGTGACGGTTACGCTTCAAGTATGTGGACCATCTCAATCAACAGTGCTATCAATGATGGCCGTACTGCCCTCTACGACGAGTCGTGCTCATCTACCTTGGCGTCCACCTTCAGTAACGGTAGAAACAGACACCCCGAGGCTGGTGTG GCAACCACGGATCTGTACGGCAAGTGTACCTTGCAACATTCTGGTACCTCAGCTGCCGCACCAGAAGCTGCAGGAGTGTTCGCCCTGGCCCTGGAAGCTAA TCGTAACTTAACGTGGCGAGACATGCAACATCTGACAGTTTTGACGTCGAAACGCAACCAGCTGTACGATGAAGTTCATCAATGGCGCTCCAACGGCGTCGGTCTTGAATTCAACCACCTGTTCGGCTTTGGTGTCCTGGATGCCGGAGCCATGGTGAAAGAGGCTAAGAAGTGGGTCACTGTTCCCGAAAGATTTCACTGCACTGGGGCCAGTTACAAAGACACGGC GAAAATACCTTCCAATGCAAACGGCGATCGTTTACGCCTTACACTTAGCACAGATGCTTGCAAAGGGCAAGAAAACTATATACGTCATCTTGAACACGTTCAGGGTGTGATAAGCTTGAGGAGCACCCGTCGCGGTGACGTCAACATTAACATGACGTCACCTATGGGAACTACCAGCATCCTCCTGAGCAGCCGACCGAATGATGACGACAGCCAGGAAGGTTTCGACCAATGGCCTTTCATGACCACCCACAACTGGGGCGAAGACCCGAACGGAGAATGGACACTTGAGGTGGAAATGAGCGGGTCTCCAGTCCACGACGGCGAGCTCTACGAGTGGACTCTGGTTCTCCACGGCACCCAGGAGGCACCAGAGTGGCTTGAACGCTACGCTCAAGAATTGGCAGACAACaatggaaatgaaattttgtccgAGGACgaggatgaagatgatgatgatgatgatgatgctgatgatgatgtaCCCGAAATAGGAAATAAGATTGAAGACAACGTTGGCCAAGATGAAACAACGGAACTCGAAGACTTTGAAGACATCCATAACGAAGACGGCGAAAACGATATTGACGATGACGATAGCGAGGAAGTTGACGACGTCGACGAC GACGACGACGAAGCAAATTCGATTGCAAGCGTGTTGATGGAATACTACCCTGAATCTCTCTATGAGCAACTTCCAGAAGCTGAAAACAACTATGAAGATATGACAAGCGAACGTTACCTAGCCCAGTCTCTGTACGAGGCACTTCAAGAACAAACCGGCGATAACGAGGACATGAATGAAGTTCTGGACGAGATACTTGGAGAATTAATCAAACAGCAGCTCTCCAATCAAGACATGGAGAAAACAATTGGAGATGCTCTCCAAATGGCGATGGACGCCAACGACCGCAAACCTGGAAAACGCGGATACTGGAAATAA